The Candidozyma auris chromosome 1, complete sequence genome includes a region encoding these proteins:
- the BUL1 gene encoding Bul1p, with product MNRKDDRKDDNDDDGDSSKPMCKPQDPIWTILPSYYMYHSTFTGDQDPPQYTEQSDNFARPGSYSKCDSSSRVVSSHLSSELNTEITSVSQSDTSYRNNSRSDSVGSSDGSFIVADESSSSWRETILDNFSHLRNLTGTDNEMSNAVKLSFHFTKDVGERGVKPEIIDPSLYEYKQGDYLNGFIYIKNEGTKPIPFDMFYVHFDGNFIVSDKNNVKSRQPIKIRKFLEMYDFAASWNPVSVNRLLSEKDNTYCCPYLFDPLDKSQLSIGPERMVYPGILYKRFFTFKIPTRLLDTECNDHNLPGHTELPPTLGTCPTEREQWKKSDKMINDFSFVDTSISHGLWARFIGKASKYDATMTDAKGCKLINAKGDEFVILKEAGSFIRILQETNIPSDAEKMANNRVTRVTYDNFVEQIKERIAVGKELCKAIKTLDCRDDALLCHRIAAEEAVQREARNDHVKSQQLFTRDSHARDVKATYHVPKSYDIAIPYRKKSLFSRSKELGSIMLSTPKIDYLLSYISPKRFRTRGPIDPSSWKVEIPFEITYSPCRNRDDVEVKPPEILSVYGELVVFTLKSNNRPIPIELNHEFLFKNTSKMDDCGQSIDDFTHIVKHPMQQYAGELYNLFKVLGTTNFQVQKGMVEDLAALSKVEEKYNRLVLEDMCVKDESTAANPKPCVNGVKIPWSRSDGDSYKKKIFTLRRCHQGQKDAGGCPAQGKGL from the coding sequence ATGAACCGGAAAGATGATCGGAAAGATgacaacgacgacgacgGCGACTCCTCCAAGCCAATGTGTAAACCTCAGGATCCCATCTGGACCATCTTGCCCTCCTACTACATGTATCACTCCACATTTACTGGAGACCAGGACCCTCCGCAGTACACGGAACAGTCTGATAATTTTGCAAGGCCAGGCTCGTATTCGAAGTGTGATAGCTCTAGTAGGGTTGTCTCCTCTCACTTGTCTAGCGAATTGAACACAGAAATCACCAGCGTGTCTCAGAGTGATACGAGTTACCGAAACAACTCAAGATCCGATCTGGTTGGTCTGAGTGACGGCAGCTTCATTGTGGCCGATGAGTCCAGCAGCTCTTGGAGAGAAACAATTTTGGATAACTTTTCACACTTGCGTAATTTGACAGGCACGGATAATGAAATGTCCAATGCGGTGAAGTTATCCTTTCACTTCACGAAAGACGTGGGTGAGCGTGGTGTAAAGCCTGAGATAATTGACCCTTCCCTTTACGAATATAAGCAAGGAGACTATTTAAATGGGTTTATCTATATCAAGAACGAAGGCACCAAACCGATTCCTTTTGATATGTTCTATGTGCATTTTGACGGAAACTTCATTGTATCGGACAAAAATAACGTCAAGTCGAGGCAGCCAATCAAGATACGCAAGTTCTTGGAAATGTATGATTTCGCTGCATCTTGGAATCCTGTCTCGGTAAATCGTTTGCTTTCAGAAAAAGATAATACTTACTGTTGCCCATATTTGTTCGACCCTTTGGACAAGTCCCAGTTGTCCATTGGTCCTGAAAGGATGGTGTATCCTGGCATTCTTTACAAACGATTTTTCACTTTTAAAATCCCTACTAGATTGCTAGACACAGAATGCAACGATCACAATCTTCCTGGCCATACAGAATTGCCTCCGACGTTAGGAACTTGCCCGACTGAAAGGGAACAATGGAAAAAGTCGGACAAAATGATCAACgacttttcttttgtagaTACCTCGATTAGCCATGGCTTATGGGCCAGATTCATCGGTAAAGCTTCGAAATATGATGCTACCATGACTGATGCCAAGGGATGCAAGTTGATAAACGCTAAGGGTGATGAGTTCGTCATCTTAAAGGAAGCAGGATCTTTCATCCGTATCCTTCAGGAGACTAATATTCCTAGCGATGCGGAGAAGATGGCCAATAATAGAGTCACCAGGGTCACGTACGACAATTTTGTGGAGCAAATTAAGGAGCGCATTGCCGTTGGAAAAGAGCTTTGTAAAGCGATCAAGACTTTGGATTGCAGAGATGACGCTCTTCTTTGTCACCGTATCGCcgcagaagaagctgtaCAACGGGAAGCCCGTAATGATCATGTCAAGTCACAACAACTATTCACAAGAGATTCACACGCCCGTGATGTGAAAGCTACTTATCACGTTCCGAAGTCATATGATATTGCTATTCCTTACCGAAAGAAATCACTCTTTAGCAGGTCTAAAGAGCTAGGCTCAATAATGCTCTCGACCCCAAAAATCGATTACCTCTTGAGCTATATTTCACCGAAGCGGTTTAGAACTAGAGGACCTATAGACCCATCTTCCTGGAAAGTCGAGATTCCTTTCGAAATTACATATTCGCCATGTCGCAATCGAGATGATGTCGAAGTAAAGCCACCTGAGATTCTCTCAGTATATGGTGAATTGGTGGTGTTCACATTAAAATCAAACAATCGCCCAATTCCAATAGAATTGAATCATGagttcttgttcaagaataCGTCTAAGATGGATGATTGTGGTCAAtcaattgatgattttaCACATATTGTAAAGCATCCTATGCAACAATATGCGGGAGAGTTGTATAATTTGTTCAAGGTCTTGGGCACCACAAACTTTCAGGTCCAGAAAGGCATGGTCGAGGATCTTGCCGCATTGTCTAAAGTCGAGGAGAAATATAACAGacttgtccttgaagaCATGTGTGTAAAAGACGAGTCTACAGCCGCAAATCCAAAGCCTTGTGTCAATGGGGTAAAGATTCCATGGAGCCGTCTGGACGGTGATCTGtataagaaaaaaattttcacTTTGCGTCGATGTCACCAAGGCCAAAAAGATGCTGGTGGATGCCCCGCCCAAGGGAAAGGATTATAA
- a CDS encoding mitochondrial 37S ribosomal protein mS43, protein MFRIASSSIGPLRQGVNHRLVRSVSYILPTLPTLENIKVSKKGFDGLFSADTVDQLWFKQGQAIVDRLNAELVQKSVSNPPTDLGELITLTFSKPELQRIYENASMLHNLQFVMESIQPNEQNLNRIQKSDESALLQTPTIQTEFPNEPTDPELRDWIIDSFGSIAEFRTLLLNSAKGIKGNGLTWLVAQATYSDSAMRSTSGISNPEPSYNKLAVMNTYNAGTVDDSIRSGQITKLKEQKRAKKEALRKRQRERSEIEGKELEEEVEEDTPKENDIFLGTIEEAEEAFSYSDRKLMPLLAIDASMKTYVPDYGVFGKAAYLDNVWDCINWDVVVARTPKRFKPSVAFEN, encoded by the coding sequence ATGTTTAGAATAGCATCCTCTTCGATTGGACCGCTTCGTCAAGGCGTGAACCACCGACTTGTGCGTTCCGTATCGTACATTCTCCCAACTTTGCCTACCTTGGAAAACATTAAAGTCTCAAAGAAAGGGTTCGATGGTCTTTTCTCCGCTGACACGGTGGACCAGCTTTGGTTCAAGCAAGGTCAAGCTATAGTTGATAGGCTCAACGCTGAGCTTGTGCAGAAGCTGGTTTCAAACCCTCCTACGGACTTGGGCGAGCTCATCACATTGACATTTAGTAAACCAGAGTTGCAGCGCATTTACGAGAACGCCCTGATGTTGCACAACTTGCAATTCGTCATGGAATCCATACAACCAAATGAACAAAACTTGAATAGGATTCAGAAATCTGATGAGCTGGCACTTCTACAAACGCCAACCATTCAAACAGAATTCCCAAATGAGCCTACGGATCCCGAATTGAGGGATTGGATTATCGACTCATTCGGGTCTATTGCCGAGTTCAgaactcttcttcttaacAGCGCCAAAGGAATCAAAGGCAATGGACTCACGTGGTTGGTTGCCCAGGCCACATATTCGGACAGCGCCATGAGATCCACCTCGGGGATCTCTAATCCTGAGCCTTCTTACAACAAGTTGGCCGTCATGAACACTTACAACGCTGGCACAGTGGATGACTCTATTCGTTCTGGACAAATAACGAAATTGAAGGAGCAAAAAAGGGCTAAGAAGGAAGCTCTTAGGAAGAGACAACGCGAAAGACTGGAGATCGAAGGTaaggagcttgaagaagaagttgaagaagatactCCTAAGGAGAATGACATTTTTTTGGGCACAATCGAGGAAGCTGAGGAAGCATTTTCTTACAGCGACCGTAAGCTAATGCCCCTTTTGGCTATTGATGCATCAATGAAAACATATGTTCCTGATTATGGTGTGTTTGGTAAAGCTGCATATTTGGACAATGTGTGGGATTGTATTAATTGGGACGTAGTTGTGGCCAGAACACCAAAGCGTTTCAAGCCGTCAGTTGCATTTGAGAACTAA
- the POX1-3 gene encoding acyl-CoA oxidase, which translates to MADTDNQVSGFVDSTPAPNPRALLLAERAKGQFDPNKMHIFLEETAEKSRSFKRLVQQLDRDPILATGNKYYDLTKDQQRENTAVRIARLAQYIENDSQETWNQRVSLLSVLDPQTGTRIGVNLGLFLGCIRGNGTFEQLDYWAKKKETGQLKGLYGCFGMTELAHGSNVAGLETTATFDKETDEFIINTPHIGATKWWIGGAAHSATHCAVYARLIVDGKDYGVKTFVVPLRDADHNLMPGVTVGDIGSKMGRDGIDNGWIQFSSVRIPRFFMLQKFCQVSREGKVNLPPLEQLAYSALLGGRVSMVMDSFRWTARFATIALRFAIGRRQFKSASQADGTETQLLNYPLHQRRLIPFLAQAYVFSAGAWKLEHTIKSTLDTLDAAVAAGDMGKIMKSVNDMKSLFIDSAALKSTSTWLCADAIDQCRQACGGLGYSSYNGFGKGYADWVVQCTWEGDNSILAMSVGKPLIRAAVEVLKTGKKQKGSVAFLNEAKEWANDKLVFQTADELLEPKNTLKAIQVLMTRVALNGAEVLKENNGNFDAVGAPSLVLSKLNAHFYHLNEFYRRIETNEHKELNSHLILLGKLHAASFVFEKFGGDLLSNNIVPPAVLNEVVNKKLPELCKQIRPNVVAYTDSFMYSDTFINAPIARYDGNIYENYFDTVKKSNPPENTKAPYSAAFETALNRAALEERERGDKSAAAAALLSK; encoded by the coding sequence ATGGCCGACACAGACAACCAGGTGAGTGGATTTGTTGACTCCACGCCAGCTCCAAACCCCAGAGCTTTGCTTTTGGCCGAAAGAGCCAAGGGCCAGTTCGACCCTAACAAAATGCACAttttcttggaggagaCCGCTGAAAAGTCGAGACTGTTCAAGAGACTCGTGCAGCAGCTCGACAGAGACCCAATCTTGGCCACTGGCAACAAGTACTACGACTTGACCAAGGACCAGCAGAGAGAGAACACTGCGGTAAGAATTGCTCGCTTGGCTCAGTACATCGAGAATGACTCCCAGGAGACTTGGAATCAGAGAGTGTCGCTCTTGAGTGTGCTTGACCCTCAGACCGGTACCCGTATTGGTGTTAACTTGGGCTTGTTCTTGGGCTGTATCCGCGGTAATGGTACTTTTGAGCAGTTGGACTACTgggccaagaagaaggagacaGGCCAGTTGAAGGGCCTCTACGGATGTTTCGGTATGACCGAATTGGCTCACGGATCTAACGTTGCTGGTTTGGAAACCACTGCTACTTTTGACAAGGAAACCGATGAGTTCATCATTAACACCCCTCATATCGGTGCCACCAAGTGGTGgattggtggtgctgctcACTCGGCTACCCACTGTGCTGTCTACGCCAGATTGATCGTTGACGGCAAGGACTATGGTGTCAAGACATTCGTCGTTCCTTTGAGAGATGCTGACCATAACTTGATGCCCGGCGTCACTGTGGGTGACATTGGTTCCAAGATGGGCAGAGATGGTATTGACAATGGCTGGATCCAATTCTCTTCTGTCAGAATCCCAAGATTCTTCATGTTACAGAAGTTCTGTCAGGTTTCCAGAGAAGGTAAGGTGAACTTGCCACCTTTGGAGCAATTAGCCTACTCTGCTTTGCTTGGCGGTAGAGTTTCTATGGTGATGGACTCCTTCAGATGGACTGCTCGTTTCGCCACCATTGCTCTTAGGTTCGCCATTGGTAGAAGACAATTCAAGTCTGCCTCGCAGGCCGATGGCACCGAAACTCAGTTGCTTAACTACCCATTGCACCAGAGAAGATTGATCCCATTCTTGGCTCAGGCTTACGTTTTCAGTGCTGGTGCTTGGAAGTTGGAGCACACCATCAAGAGCACCTTGGACACTTTGGATGCTGCCGTGGCCGCGGGCGACATGGGTAAGATCATGAAGTCTGTGAACGACATGAAGTCCTTGTTCATCGACTCCGCTGCTTTGAAGTCCACCTCTACTTGGTTGTGTGCTGACGCCATCGACCAATGTAGACAGGCATGTGGTGGTCTTGGCTATTCTTCTTACAACGGTTTTGGTAAGGGTTACGCTGACTGGGTCGTCCAATGTACTTGGGAAGGTGACAACTCCATTTTGGCCATGTCGGTCGGTAAGCCATTGATCAGAGCCGCTGttgaggtgttgaagacTGGTAAGAAGCAAAAGGGCTCTGTTGCCTTCTTGAACGAAGCAAAGGAGTGGGCCAACGACAAGCTTGTCTTCCAGACCGCTGACGAGTTGCTTGAGCCAAAGAACACTTTGAAGGCTATTCAGGTTTTGATGACCAGAGTTGCCCTCAACGGCGCCGAggtcttgaaggagaacaACGGCAACTTCGACGCTGTCGGTGCCCCATCTTTGGTTCTCTCCAAGTTGAATGCTCACTTCTACCACTTGAACGAATTCTACAGAAGAATCGAAACCAACGAGCACAAGGAGTTAAACTCTCACTTGATCTTATTGGGCAAGTTGCACGCTGCCAGCTTTGTGTTTGAGAAGTTTGGTGGTGATCTTTTGAGCAACAACATTGTGCCACCAGCTGTGCTCAACGAAGTCgtcaacaagaagctccCTGAGTTGTGTAAGCAGATCAGACCCAACGTGGTTGCCTACACCGACTCGTTCATGTACTCTGacaccttcatcaatgcGCCAATTGCTCGTTACGACGGTAACATCTACGAGAACTACTTCGACactgtgaagaagagcaacCCACCAGAGAACACCAAGGCTCCTTACAGCGCCGCTTTTGAGACTGCCTTGAACAgagctgctcttgaagagagagagagaggtGACAAGagtgctgctgccgctgccCTTTTATCCAAATAA
- the DBP5 gene encoding ATP-dependent RNA helicase DBP5: MAANGDKDIGDLLEHLSIAEKAGKQENVSKVETEPSAAEDTVEKPAEKEESPSNDTSKTQAEAESVAEQSNDVRAEETKAEDLKEDSKEEPKKEDKTDAKETKVESKEDEQAEVKEDTKIEDSKEEPRQEEKADGKEEIDEENSKEETKEGEAAAVKEGLKAETPKPVEEKKRDNKIDLDEANKDIEEPDTNLINSTYEVKVKLADLQADPNSPLFSVKRFEDLGLSDELLKGLYAMKFNKPSKIQEKALPLLLRNPPMNMIGQSQSGTGKTAAFSLTMLSRVDVKIRAPQAICLSPARELARQTLDVIQAMGKFTEVTSRLVIPGTYDRDSRFEEHILVGTPGTLIDLLRKKRVNLKYVKVFVLDEADNMLDAQGLGDQCVRVKKMLPTNTQLVLFSATFPSEVREYAERFVPNANSLELKQEELNVAGIKQLTMDCDGEQNKFEVLCELYGLLTIGSSIIFVRTRDTADKVAAGMIREGHKVSVLHGNLENDVRDRLIDDFREGRSKVLITTNVLARGIDIASVSMVVNYDVPVDKDNRPDPSTYLHRIGRTGRFGRVGVSVSFIHDRRSYEQMEYIRQYFGVQMTRVPTDDMDEVERVVKKVIKG; the protein is encoded by the coding sequence atggctgcaaatggtgATAAGGATATCGGCGACTTGCTAGAGCATTTGTCGATAGCCGAGAAAGCGGGAAAGCAAGAGAATGTCTCCAAGGTTGAGACAGAACCAAGTGCCGCCGAAGACACTGTTGAAAAACCCGCcgagaaggaagaaagtcCTTCAAACGACACATCAAAGACGCAAGCGGAAGCCGAGAGCGTAGCTGAGCAATCCAATGATGTGAGGGCTGAAGAGACAAAGGCCGAGGATTTAAAGGAGgattcaaaagaagagcctaaaaaagaagacaaaacaGACGCAAAGGAGACTAAGGTTGAgtccaaagaagatgaacaAGCAGAAGTGAAGGAAGACACTAAGATTGAGGATTCGAAGGAAGAGCCTAGGCAGGAGGAAAAGGCTGATGGGAAGGAAGAGATAGACGAAGAGAATTCGAAGGAGGAGACCAAAGAGGGTGAAGCAGCAGCCGTGAAAGAAGGGTTGAAGGCGGAGACGCCCAAACCtgtggaggagaagaagagagacaACAAAATTGACCTCGATGAGGCCAACAAAGACATCGAGGAACCAGACACgaacttgatcaattcgACATACGAGGTGAAAGTGAAGTTGGCTGACTTACAAGCAGACCCCAATTCGCCATTGTTCTCCGTCAAGAGATTTGAGGATTTGGGTTTAAGTGACGAGCTCTTGAAAGGCTTGTATGCAATGAAATTCAACAAGCCATCTAAGATTCAAGAAAAGGCCTTACCTCTTTTGTTGAGAAATCCGCCAATGAATATGATTGGGCAATCACAATCAGGTACCGGTAAAACAGCTGCGTTTTCCTTGACAATGTTGAGCAGGGTAGATGTTAAAATCAGAGCCCCCCAGGCTATCTGCTTATCCCCTGCTAGAGAATTGGCCCGCCAGACACTTGACGTGATTCAGGCTATGGGCAAATTTACTGAAGTCACATCAAGACTTGTTATTCCAGGCACGTACGATAGGGATTCTAGGTTTGAGGAGCACATTTTAGTGGGAACGCCGGGCACGTTGATTGACTTACTTAGAAAAAAACGTGTGAATCTCAAGTATGTGAAGGTATTTGTCCTTGACGAGGCAGACAATATGTTGGATGCTCAGGGGTTAGGTGACCAGTGCGTCAGGGTTAAAAAGATGTTACCAACCAATACCCaacttgttcttttttccGCTACCTTCCCCTCCGAGGTTCGTGAATATGCTGAAAGGTTTGTTCCAAACGCAAATTCTTTGGAGCTTAAACAGGAGGAGCTCAATGTCGCTGGTATCAAGCAGCTCACAATGGATTGTGACGGCGAGCAGAACAAATTCGAAGTGTTGTGTGAATTGTACGGCTTACTTACCATTGGTTCTTCCATCATTTTCGTTAGGACAAGGGATACGGCAGACAAAGTAGCTGCTGGCATGATAAGGGAGGGCCATAAGGTCTCTGTGCTTCATGGTAATTTGGAAAATGATGTGAGAGATCGTTTGATAGATGACTTCAGAGAGGGAAGGTCCAAGGTGTTGATTACTACAAACGTGTTGGCCCGAGGAATCGATATAGCATCTGTGTCGATGGTGGTGAACTATGATGTTCCTGTTGACAAGGATAACAGACCAGACCCCTCTACGTACTTGCACAGGATTGGAAGAACCGGTAGATTTGGTCGTGTTGGTGTGTCTGTGTCCTTTATCCACGACAGAAGGTCTTACGAGCAGATGGAGTACATCAGACAGTACTTTGGCGTACAAATGACAAGAGTCCCAACAGATGACATGGACGAGGTCGAAAGAgttgtcaagaaggtgatCAAGGGTTAA
- the RNA1 gene encoding GTPase-activating protein RNA1, protein MTKNTPITPENTFSLAGKQLKFDTAKDINSYLDDLTAQKDVVKIDFSGNTIGVEASEALANALLKHSETLEEINFSDLYTGRLNTEIPQSLNHLLPALLQCPNLTTINLSDNAFGLQTIDPIESWLAKAVSIEHLILSNNGMGPFAGARIGKSLFKLAQQKKKLGKNSLKTFICGRNRLENGSVNYLAIGLRAHKDLETVRLYQNGIRPAGISKLVLQGLSHNSKLKVLDLQDNTITTSAAIGLASSLTAWPELTELNLNDCLLKPKGSLLLANHLLEGNERPAFEKLKLQYNELEGEALEKLVKAVQEKLPSLKLLELNGNRFEEDSEHIDAITAMFEERGSGELDELDDLEEIDSEEEEDDDDEQDPAVDEECDSDLDQLEKELAGISVEDSDKNVDSLADELASTHIKS, encoded by the coding sequence ATGACTAAGAATACACCCATTACACCTGAAAATACATTTTCCTTAGCCGGCAAACAGCTTAAGTTCGATACTGCCAAAGATATCAACAGCTACTTGGACGATTTGACCGCTCAAAAGGATGTCGTCAAAATCGACTTCAGCGGAAACACCATTGGCGTTGAAGCTTCTGAAGCTTTGGCCAATGCCCTTTTGAAACACAGTGAGacacttgaagagatcaacttctctgaCTTGTACACAGGTAGATTGAACACTGAGATTCCTCAGTCGTTGAACCACTTGTTGCCCGCATTATTGCAATGCCCAAACTTGACCACCATCAACTTGAGTGATAATGCCTTCGGCTTGCAAACTATTGACCCAATCGAGTCTTGGTTGGCCAAAGCTGTGTCCATCGAACATTTGATCTTGTCCAACAACGGTATGGGCCCTTTCGCTGGCGCAAGAATTGGTAAATCGTTGTTCAAATTAGCtcagcaaaagaagaagttgggcAAGAATTCGTTGAAGACTTTTATTTGTGGTAGAAATCGTTTGGAGAATGGCTCTGTGAACTATTTGGCTATTGGATTGAGGGCTCACAAAGACCTTGAAACTGTTAGATTGTATCAAAACGGTATCAGACCAGCAGGTATTTCCAAATTGGTCTTACAAGGTTTGTCCCACAACTCTAAACTAAAGGTGCTTGATTTGCAAGACAACACGATCACCACGTCTGCTGCCATTGGTTTGGCAAGTTCACTCACAGCTTGGCCGGAGTTGACTgagttgaacttgaatGACTGTTTATTGAAGCCAAAGGGCTCTCTTTTGTTGGCTAATCATCTTTTAGAAGGAAATGAGAGGCCAGCATTCGAGAAATTGAAGTTGCAATACAACGAGTTGGAGGGTGAGGCTTTAGAGAAACTTGTGAAGGCCGTTCAGGAGAAGTTGCCGAGCTTGAAGCTCCTTGAATTAAACGGTAATCGTTTCGAAGAAGACTCTGAGCATATCGATGCCATCACAGCAATGTTTGAGGAGAGAGGTAGTGGTGAACTCGATGAATTAGACGATTTAGAGGAAATTGACagcgaagaggaagaagatgatgatgacgaacAAGACCctgctgttgatgaagaatgtGATTCCGACTTGGACCAGCTTGAAAAGGAGTTGGCAGGCATCAGCGTCGAGGACTCAGATAAAAATGTCGACAGCCTCGCCGACGAGTTAGCATCTACACATATCAAAAGCTGA